Proteins encoded by one window of Cellvibrio sp. KY-GH-1:
- the mobA gene encoding molybdenum cofactor guanylyltransferase MobA, with the protein MSKSQSVVGIILAGGLAKRMGGGDKCLLPLAGKTLLQRTVERAQPQVEKLLLNANGSSLRFARNRLPVVPDLLPGNLGPLAGIHAGLNWMRKDNPNAEWLVSFASDTPFFPLDLVPQLLAAAASHHSLLVIANSRLRSHPVFALWHVSLADKIEQQLMTGDVPRLQEWVKQQKMVEVTFAADTYDPFFNINTPQDLYAAEPLVSLVK; encoded by the coding sequence ATGAGTAAATCCCAATCCGTTGTTGGCATCATTCTCGCCGGCGGCCTTGCCAAACGCATGGGCGGAGGCGACAAATGCCTACTGCCACTCGCCGGTAAAACCCTGCTGCAACGGACTGTTGAGCGCGCCCAACCCCAGGTAGAAAAACTGCTGTTGAATGCCAACGGCAGCAGCCTGCGTTTTGCACGTAACCGCCTACCGGTTGTACCAGATTTGTTGCCCGGCAACCTGGGCCCCCTGGCCGGTATTCACGCCGGACTAAATTGGATGCGTAAAGACAATCCCAATGCCGAATGGCTGGTGAGCTTCGCTTCTGACACACCCTTTTTTCCGCTGGATTTGGTTCCCCAATTATTAGCTGCTGCAGCTAGCCATCACAGCCTACTTGTCATCGCAAATTCCCGCTTGCGCAGCCATCCGGTGTTTGCGCTTTGGCATGTGTCTCTGGCGGATAAAATCGAACAACAATTAATGACCGGGGATGTACCGCGTTTGCAAGAATGGGTTAAACAACAAAAAATGGTAGAAGTGACCTTTGCCGCAGATACCTATGATCCGTTTTTTAATATCAATACACCGCAAGATCTTTACGCCGCCGAGCCGCTGGTAAGCTTGGTTAAATAA
- a CDS encoding VanZ family protein — MLWRLVCVAQFYLLLIIYTYLGLTPHPENSVPVFNDLLMHFTGYVVAAFSISFARPHWVLWRRATLLIVYSFAIEIGQHFNPPRTFSMTDMLANSSGVILGLCTVLLLTRYVSVFSSLLYWKTKLQKAPSL; from the coding sequence ATGTTGTGGCGATTAGTTTGTGTTGCGCAGTTTTATCTATTATTGATTATCTACACTTATCTCGGCTTAACACCTCATCCAGAAAATTCCGTCCCGGTTTTTAATGACTTATTAATGCATTTTACCGGCTACGTTGTAGCTGCCTTTTCAATTAGCTTTGCTCGCCCTCACTGGGTACTTTGGCGACGCGCAACACTTTTAATCGTTTACTCATTTGCAATCGAGATTGGCCAGCACTTTAATCCGCCGCGCACCTTTAGCATGACTGACATGCTCGCCAATAGCAGCGGCGTTATTCTGGGGCTGTGCACAGTGCTGCTGCTAACCAGATACGTAAGCGTTTTTTCCAGCCTGCTCTACTGGAAGACCAAATTGCAAAAAGCACCCTCACTCTAG
- a CDS encoding DUF1287 domain-containing protein, with product MPVSVLNAETPSAKQKTFIAAALAQTQDDITYNGAYFKISYPMGDIPQQYGVCTDVVIRAYRKIGVDLQELVHKDMRENFSLYPAKRNWGQTKTDTNIDHRRVPNLQTFFTRHGKKLPLTQVTIDYQPGDLVTWMLANKLPHIGVVTDRLSADGQRRLIVHNIGAGPQLEDVLFAYPITGHYRYALP from the coding sequence TTGCCAGTTTCAGTACTGAACGCAGAGACACCCTCGGCCAAACAGAAAACTTTTATTGCGGCAGCGCTCGCTCAAACTCAGGATGACATCACCTATAACGGTGCGTATTTTAAGATTAGCTATCCCATGGGCGATATACCCCAACAATACGGCGTTTGTACCGATGTTGTTATTCGGGCCTATCGAAAAATAGGAGTAGATTTGCAAGAGTTGGTGCATAAGGATATGCGCGAAAATTTTTCACTGTATCCAGCAAAGCGCAATTGGGGACAAACAAAAACCGACACCAATATCGATCATAGACGTGTACCCAACCTGCAAACTTTTTTCACTCGTCACGGAAAGAAACTTCCGTTAACCCAAGTGACAATAGATTATCAACCCGGTGATCTGGTTACCTGGATGCTTGCCAATAAATTACCGCACATAGGTGTGGTGACCGACAGACTTTCAGCAGATGGACAACGCCGACTTATCGTTCACAATATCGGCGCCGGCCCGCAACTGGAAGATGTATTATTTGCGTATCCGATTACGGGCCACTATCGCTACGCACTACCTTGA
- a CDS encoding alpha/beta hydrolase has product MTTKLYFLAIFFSALGLSACQTITQIKDPANTYTPEVTYQKLIGEYSFISIPDYTLPPSVKEIKNISYVRYGNRVLQLDLYLPANKRDQSRPALIFVHGGGWGGGYRTNFTPFAIAMAERGYVAATISYRLSGEAQYPAAIYDAKAAVRWLRTHAEKYAVNPHQIALAGGSAGGQIASLTGVTSGIAKFDPQAQTSAVSSDVQAIINIDGLSDFTSEAARLHEDDPRKKPSAAGAWFGGRYAEKAELWHEASPIFYVNKKTPPILFLISAQERFSVGHREMIEKMKPLGIPYQVTKISNTPHSFWLFDPWLQPSVDAVVTFLDKQFKVVRSDSGP; this is encoded by the coding sequence ATGACAACCAAACTATATTTTCTTGCAATTTTTTTTAGCGCTTTGGGGTTGAGTGCTTGCCAAACTATTACTCAAATTAAAGATCCCGCCAATACCTATACACCAGAAGTTACCTATCAAAAATTGATTGGTGAATATTCATTTATTTCAATTCCCGATTACACGCTTCCACCTTCGGTAAAAGAAATTAAAAACATCAGCTATGTGCGTTATGGAAACCGTGTATTACAACTGGATTTGTATTTACCAGCAAACAAAAGAGATCAATCACGGCCTGCGCTAATCTTTGTGCATGGTGGTGGTTGGGGGGGCGGGTATAGAACCAATTTTACACCTTTCGCAATAGCTATGGCAGAGCGGGGTTATGTGGCAGCGACTATTAGTTATCGTTTATCTGGTGAAGCACAATATCCGGCTGCGATTTACGATGCAAAAGCAGCGGTTCGCTGGCTGCGCACTCACGCTGAAAAATATGCAGTGAACCCGCATCAAATTGCGCTTGCCGGGGGGTCTGCGGGAGGGCAAATTGCCAGCCTTACTGGCGTAACCTCAGGTATTGCCAAATTCGATCCCCAAGCGCAAACGTCTGCTGTTTCTAGCGATGTACAAGCCATTATCAATATCGATGGTTTATCAGATTTTACGTCTGAAGCAGCGCGCTTGCATGAAGATGACCCGCGTAAAAAGCCATCTGCTGCCGGTGCCTGGTTTGGTGGGCGTTATGCTGAAAAAGCGGAGCTGTGGCATGAGGCATCGCCGATATTTTATGTTAATAAAAAGACACCGCCGATTTTATTTTTGATCAGCGCCCAGGAGCGATTCAGTGTTGGGCATAGGGAAATGATTGAAAAGATGAAGCCGTTAGGAATTCCGTATCAAGTGACGAAAATCTCTAATACACCACACTCCTTTTGGTTATTTGATCCTTGGTTGCAACCTTCTGTTGATGCCGTGGTTACGTTTCTCGATAAGCAATTCAAGGTAGTGCGTAGCGATAGTGGCCCGTAA
- the aceF gene encoding dihydrolipoyllysine-residue acetyltransferase produces MAIQTIKVPDIGGAEGVEVIEISVKVGDVIAEGDSIVVLETDKASMEIPADKAGKIVAIKVNVGDKVSQDSLLLEVEAEGETAAAPQAALAAAPAAAPVAAPAPAAASAEINMVVPDIGGAEGVEIIEIAVKAGDEVAAGDSLIVLETDKASMEIPAEAAGKIVSLAVKVGDKVSQGAVIGVLATVGGTAAAPVAAPAKAEAAPAPKSEAPKVEAPKPAPAPAAEVEQTGDVYAGPAVRKLARQLGVDMGKVSGTGPRGRLQKDDIRAYVKPIVQAAQSGASLGGGSGIPALPVIDYSKFGEIEIVKMSKIKKLTAEAMTRSWLNVPRITQFDDADITDLEAFRNSMKAEAEKRGSKLTPLPFIVKAVAAALVAEPSFNVSMHQDGESIVHKKFVHIGIAVDTPIGLLVPVVRNADKKGLFELADEINVLAKKARDGKLTPAEMQGGCFTISSLGAMGGNGFTPMVSAPTEVGILGVSRAQMKPVWNGKEFIPRNMLPLSLSYDHRAVNGSDAGRFMTYLVSVIGDLRRLLL; encoded by the coding sequence CGACAAAGCCGGCAAAATTGTCGCTATTAAAGTGAATGTGGGTGATAAGGTCTCGCAAGACAGCCTTCTGCTCGAAGTGGAGGCTGAAGGTGAAACTGCAGCAGCGCCGCAAGCAGCCCTTGCTGCCGCACCTGCCGCTGCGCCTGTAGCCGCACCTGCTCCGGCCGCAGCGAGCGCGGAAATCAATATGGTGGTTCCGGATATTGGCGGAGCCGAAGGTGTGGAAATTATTGAAATTGCAGTGAAGGCTGGCGACGAAGTTGCAGCGGGTGATTCCTTAATCGTCTTGGAAACCGATAAGGCCTCCATGGAAATCCCGGCAGAAGCGGCCGGAAAAATCGTTAGCCTCGCGGTAAAAGTTGGCGATAAAGTTTCTCAAGGTGCGGTGATTGGGGTGCTGGCTACTGTTGGTGGCACTGCAGCTGCTCCTGTAGCAGCCCCAGCCAAGGCAGAAGCGGCTCCCGCCCCGAAATCAGAGGCACCAAAAGTAGAAGCACCTAAACCGGCACCTGCTCCTGCTGCAGAAGTTGAGCAAACGGGTGATGTTTACGCTGGCCCAGCTGTGCGCAAACTCGCTCGCCAACTTGGTGTTGATATGGGCAAGGTGTCTGGCACTGGTCCACGTGGTCGTTTGCAGAAAGATGATATTCGCGCATACGTGAAGCCAATTGTGCAGGCTGCTCAATCGGGTGCTTCGCTGGGTGGTGGTTCCGGTATTCCGGCCCTTCCTGTGATCGATTACTCCAAATTTGGTGAAATCGAAATCGTTAAGATGAGCAAGATCAAAAAGCTGACTGCCGAGGCCATGACTCGCAGTTGGTTGAATGTTCCGCGCATCACGCAATTTGACGATGCTGACATTACTGACTTGGAGGCATTCCGCAATAGCATGAAGGCTGAAGCTGAAAAGCGTGGCAGCAAGCTGACTCCATTGCCATTCATTGTGAAAGCGGTAGCTGCGGCGTTGGTTGCTGAGCCTTCTTTCAATGTGTCTATGCATCAAGACGGCGAAAGTATCGTACACAAGAAGTTTGTACATATTGGTATTGCGGTAGATACCCCAATCGGCTTGCTGGTGCCTGTCGTGCGCAATGCCGATAAGAAAGGCTTGTTTGAGTTGGCCGATGAAATCAACGTGTTGGCCAAAAAAGCGCGTGATGGAAAGTTGACTCCGGCTGAAATGCAGGGCGGTTGCTTCACTATATCCAGTCTGGGAGCAATGGGCGGCAACGGCTTTACCCCAATGGTGTCTGCACCGACTGAAGTCGGTATTCTGGGTGTATCCCGTGCGCAAATGAAGCCGGTGTGGAACGGTAAAGAGTTTATCCCGCGCAACATGTTACCACTGTCATTGTCTTATGATCATCGCGCAGTAAATGGTTCTGATGCTGGCCGCTTTATGACTTATCTGGTTTCAGTAATTGGCGATTTGCGTCGTTTGTTATTGTGA